In Dermacentor albipictus isolate Rhodes 1998 colony chromosome 6, USDA_Dalb.pri_finalv2, whole genome shotgun sequence, the following proteins share a genomic window:
- the LOC135920729 gene encoding uncharacterized protein, giving the protein MEPRNQLLGQPKEMTRPAGLCSRLLAPLQWYGVVLAFLIFFVVAGTIYGLLKLYGAQNYPQKKVPAQREHIPRSFYDADNISGYSDNIVPNILHLVSYNTPKLELIDVVTFRSMYLNHWPEKIYVHCSPCGFEGNYTRFLEGINFTFIPTVYPTEIFGNPIKVSHHATDVIRIKGLMKYGGYYFDRDVFVIQSLRRFLRYEATITFEPGDALGNMMMFFHKESRFLRLYLETYRQFNDSLWYYNAGQLPTKAVLTTHPHLIHRMKYGIEGGLDMLGVLYEPHAYPYWRNAFTIHLYTVHRGESPYDPLHAATFNETNIRDLDNAFGQMARSVLFGTSAFVPLDAPVRSVAELAARKDRGEDLTSMRPGNERPFYYPVINTTKFKRHH; this is encoded by the exons ATGGAGCCACGAAATCAGTTGCTTGGACAACCGAAAGAAATGACCCGTCCGGCAGGCCTCTGCAGTCGTTTGCTAGCACCATTACAGTG GTATGGCGTGGTCCTGGCATTCCTAATATTCTTCGTCGTTGCTGGGACAATCTACGGCCTTTTGAAGTTGTACGGCGCTCAAAACTACCCACAAAAGAAAGTTCCGGCGCAAAGGGAGCATATTCCAAGGAGCTTCTACGATGCGGACAACATTTCGGGGTACAGCGATAACATAGTTCCGAATATACTGCACTTGGTAAG CTACAATACGCCCAAATTGGAGTTGATTGACGTGGTGACCTTCCGCTCGATGTATCTGAACCATTGGCCCGAGAAGATATACGTTCACTGCAGTCCTTGTGGCTTTGAAGGGAACTACACTCGCTTTCTAGAAGGCATCAACTTCACCTTCATCCCAACAGTTTACCCCACTGAGATTTTTGGCAATCCCATCAAG GTATCTCACCACGCAACCGACGTGATCCGCATCAAAGGTCTGATGAAGTACGGAGGCTACTACTTTGACCGAGACGTGTTCGTGATTCAATCCCTGCGACGTTTCCTGCGCTACGAGGCAACCATCACCTTCGAGCCCGGGGACGCCTTGGGAAACATGATGATGTTCTTTCACAAGGAATCGCGCTTCCTACGGCTCTACCTGGAGACCTACCGCCA GTTCAACGACTCACTTTGGTATTACAACGCCGGCCAGCTGCCCACCAAAGCTGTGCTCACTACGCACCCGCATCTCATCCACCGAATGAAGTACGGCATCGAAGGCGGACTGGACATGCTAGGCGTCCTGTACGAGCCTCACGCCTACCCGTACTGGCGGAACGCTTTTACCATCCACCTGTACACGGTTCACCGCGGGGAGTCACCATACGATCCACTGCACGCGGCTACGTTTAACGAAACCAACATCCGGGACCTCGACAATGCCTTTGGACAGATGGCGCGCTCGGTTCTGTTCGGAACCTCCGCCTTCGTGCCCCTGGACGCCCCCGTGCGGAGCGTCGCCGAACTCGCGGCTAGAAAGGATCGGGGCGAAGACCTTACCAGCATGCGCCCAGGAAATGAGCGGCCATTTTATTACCCTGTGATCAACACCACCAAGTTTAAACGCCATCACTGA